Sequence from the Candidatus Babeliales bacterium genome:
GGTGAAGGCTTGCATATTGTGGTTGATTCAACCGGATTAAAAGTCTTTGGAGAAGGAGAGTGGAAGGTTCGTCAACATGGGTATGTTACAAAACGGTTATGGCGTAAGTTGCACTTGGCCATCAACTCTAAAACCCAAATCATAGAAGCCAGTGAGTTAACAGAGTTAAAGGTACAAGATTGCGAAGGGTTTTCTTGCCTTCTGGATACGATAGAAGACCCAATTGGTGTAGCAATAGGGGATGGTGCGTATGACCGATTCTCCTGTTATGAAGTGATAGAAAAGCGAGGAGGATTCGGCATCTTTCCCCCACAGCACAATGCGGTGACTTCAGATGAGAGGCGAGCTAACAAGAAAAAAGCCTCTGCAAAAGCAGTGGCAAAACGAGATGAAGCGATTAAGAGTATCCGCTCATTAGGAAGAGAAGATTGGAAAAATCAGATCGGTTATCATCGACGAAGCTTGGCGGAAACGGGCATGTTTCGCGTAAAAACAATTTTAGGAAGGCGATTAAGCTCTCATCACTTAGAAAACCAGGTTGTTGAATCAAGAATCTGGTGCAGCGTTCTCAATACAATGACCCTCCAAGGAATGCCCGAAACCGCGGCTATTTAAAAAATTACCTTCACTTTAAAGAGACAGCTTTGCTCGTCTAATTCATTTATTCAACAAAGCCCCTTCGCGGGGATGACGCGGAAAGGGCGTCAATTCAGAAGGGATGTGGGTCATAAAGATGGGGGAAAAGCATGCGGAACCGTTGAGATGGTAAGAAGTTTTATAACCTTTCATGCATAAACCCTGTAGCTCCAAAAGATGCACCTTGAACTTTGCCCCCCTTTGAGGCAGTATTTCCGAAGAGATCAACAATCACGGAAGAGGAAA
This genomic interval carries:
- a CDS encoding IS5 family transposase, with product MSQKTYRVRNWKQYNRSLVQRGSITLWVSEEALQNWHVHDKTHQRGRPQEYSDQAILCMLSLKAVYHLTFRGAQGFLDSLLQILKLKLKAPHYTLVCKRQKHLRVDLPKGLRDGEGLHIVVDSTGLKVFGEGEWKVRQHGYVTKRLWRKLHLAINSKTQIIEASELTELKVQDCEGFSCLLDTIEDPIGVAIGDGAYDRFSCYEVIEKRGGFGIFPPQHNAVTSDERRANKKKASAKAVAKRDEAIKSIRSLGREDWKNQIGYHRRSLAETGMFRVKTILGRRLSSHHLENQVVESRIWCSVLNTMTLQGMPETAAI